CCTGTCTGAAAGGCTGAGCCATCTGCCGCAAGAAGTGCTTGGAGAGCTGGACAGCCTCGTCGACTGTGAGGTTCAGACTGCCGTCGTTAATGTGCTCCTGAATCCAGCGAGGAAGCTTCCCTCGTTTGTCTGCTCGGGCGTAACGCTGTAGAGAACAAAGTTACACTAGATTCAATAATCTTTACTCAAGGCAATGAACCAACTGCTCCAAGTTACTACCAAGCTAAAATCATAAGAAATGACCTAACAGATGCTAAGAATTTGTACAATGTGCTTAAAGGCATAGAGCACAAAAACTGATTAGATCAGAGGATGGAAATTtagactaaataaaaaatattacacaCCTTATCAGCAAAAATCATGAGTCCATAGTCGGTCTTGCCTCTGAGGGCTCTGCCCACACACTGTGCTGCGTGACGCATGGCGTCAAATGTGAGGAAGTCATTTTCCCTGATCTGAAACTGATCCCGAAGGTACTCCAGACGAGCCTGAAACATCAACAttcatattaaaacatttctatTTCAATAAAGACAATTTCAGAAGTGTTTGGGGTCACTTAAAAGACATAAATGTTGATGTAAACATTCTCCATGATATCaaacaacactgcaaaacaTTACTTACTATATTTTGTTACTAAAATCTATAACACATAATAGGTTCCTACAGACACTTCTAGAACACCTAATGTTTGTTGACATCTTCAAGTATATCAATATCAGAGGGAATagttatttttacataattattctcattttcatttgatttgaataaCATTTTGTGATTAcgatgtgatatttgtgcagacctgtgagaaacaaagaggtTTTCTTCCGTCTGTAGAATATAACGTCtataggtcaggacaatatttaatctaaaatggtagtttgacacacattttggctttaagaaatattgtgcCTCTTGCAAATAGAAAATCGCAGTAGGCTGTATTGCGATTACGATAAAATTTCGATTCATTCTAGAGCCCTACATGAAAGGAATGAAAGAATTAATTATGGTCTCAAGCTTTTCATACTATCCCTGATTAATGAATCTGGGAAATGTAGCTAAAACAGCAGAAAGTTAACAACATAATATGTAGTTCATTATgtaaagtagagctgaaacaattaatcgatgaatcgattattaatcgataactaaattaattgacaactattttgataatagattaatcagcttgagcttttttcatgattaaaacaagatttccgattgtttaagcttcttagatgttagtattttattcatttctttgctctggataacaaagaaatcattagttagttaatgattttggtttgtggacaaaacaagacatttgagaacatcatcatttcatgtttgatgaacacagatcaacattttttaaggttttcttatattttatggaccgtacgattaaattaattaatcgagaaaacaatcaacagattaatccattatgaaaataatcgttagttgcagctctactgtaaAGAAAAGTTTAGCCGCTGTGACAGTTCTGACCTTAAGGATGCGGCTCTGTGTGTAGACATAAGGCACTCCAAACATGATGACTGCTCGGCCAAAATGATGCactgaacagaaaacacaacagtcagGGTCAATATGTTGAAAAACTGAACTcaacattcaaaaacacactcaacatAAGGTTAAGTGTTGGCTGTGTATTCACATTGTGCTGCATTGCTTGTattgtttcctttctttctggTTATTTACCAAAATCGATTCCTTCAGACACTTTTCCTCTGGCCACAGACAGAAGAATGGCTCCTCTGCCATTTTCACACGCCTAAAGATAAAAGTGAGACAGAAAACTCAGAGGTCAAAAGTCTGGGACCattagcaaaaacaaaagataaaaaatattaCCATGAATCTGCAATTATTCCCACAGTGGTAATGCTAAATTGAACAATGAAAGGCATTATGTCACCAAAGCTATGATTATTTTTTCGTGTTCTCTGGGCTCGGACTACACATAAACAATGTCACATCTTTTATATTTTAGCAGGAAACACATAATTAAATCAACAGGCCATTATAGGAAACGGATGAGGCTGCAAGTCCATTAATGCATTAAAAATCTTACATACAGCCCCTTTCAGTAGAGATATTCCCGACTTAtcgaataacaataataagataCAATAAGATAAGATGTCTTTCCTCACCTCTTGGAATTTTTCCAGGGCCATGCTCGTCTCTGCAGCATCCGGAGTCTCAATGAAGATCAACTTATTTCTCTGGATATTTTCCAGAATACCctacaaataaatatgaaaaagtttttttcctcctcatttaCCAAGAGATGTCTCATTATCATCTTTATGAAGATTGAATGAGATCCATGTATACAaatgcacagacacactgaccTGTTCATACCAAGACGCCACTATGTTCTCCATGTACACATAGCTGGTGAAAAATGCCACAATACCATCAGGGACAATGGCAGACATCTCAAGTAGTAGGTTGCCATAGTTACGAACCACAGctgaaaaacaatgttgttgtatttaaagttttgttttcagaaaggttttattgtcaaaaatgtaatgacatgtataTGTTctaatacagtaaataatgcTGGAGATGTTTCTACGAACCAATGTCGTCTCTGGTCTCAAACCTTGAGCTCAGGGCCACCTGGTCATTTCCTCTTCCAACAATCTGCAGGACAGAAGATAATAAAAGTGGCAAAGTTCCAAAAATACAGTACTACAGGTTCAATGTCGATATTATATGATTACAAATTTGGTGATGGTcaagaatgtttgtttttgtgacattttctttagttttgtCTCTTAAAATCCACCAGAGGCACCACAATGACTGTATTTCTGACTGTAGATACACaccagaggacagagacaggtcCGCGCCAGTGTCATGGTGAAGGATGCGATGGTAACAGGGCGAAAGTCCAGGATTCGGGGATAGATGTCCAGTGGAGACAGAGTCTGAAGAAgacaaacgaaaacaaaatgATCATTCACTCTTGGTGCACATCACAATCATTTTGTCTGAAGCCAAcagtgttaataaaaaaaattgtcaacAAGCTAATTACTGTGATGCATACTTTTGTGAGCAGGGAAACCACAAAACACAATATGATATGTGCAGTTTCTGGAAGGACTGAGGAACGATAATGGAGGGAGTAGTTAAACTCCTCAATAGAACCACAAGAGAAATAAGAGAAAACTtctctttaaattaaataattgtcACTTACCATTTATTGCATGGATTATAATCTGACATGACATtgcacacagcaaaaaaaaacctcaaatgtgACTGTTAcaggactgaaaaaaaaagcgCAAAGAGACAGTGCAGTATCTAACTTACCCCTGAggtgatgatgactgactgaaatCTCTGAAAAACAGGTTTGATGGCTATAGATGGGTCCATGCAACTGGgaacagaggagaaagaaagtcACTTGTTTTAATAGTTTATGGATATAAACACCTCAATAATCATTGTGTAAAAATATTTAGGTGTCATAGTTTTCAGTGATATGCatctattaaataaaataagaccGAAAATGTGAAATACTGCAGAGTGTAATGTAAAAAGCTGTCTCTATAATCGGTCctctatataaataatatatatatattttttttttaaaggttatgAGGCAACTCTCTCTCACCTGAAGTGTAGCACAGGGTTTGCGATTGTCGGAGTTCTGTCTTCAAAGGGCTCGATGATTATGGTAAAACCTTCAGAGACCAAGAAAGAAACTTGTAAGAAAGTTTGAAACATACAGCAGAAAATCTGTTTAAGCAGACCAATGAATGTTATGcctttgtatgttttttatttatgtaaaaagtACAATGAATCAGAGATCTCAAACGCTAAACTTTACTTCTACCACACATCTTGCTGCACCAGCCAGATATTTTTTATCAGCATTTTGTTTTAGTACCTTGGCTGTAGGTGCTGACCAGGGTAGCAAAGTTGGAAATGAGAGTAACAGCTGAGAAGTCTGCAATGTCGACAATCTCCAGAGTTCGCAGTAGTGACTGCAACCTCTCTGCACAAAACCTGGAGAGACACAGATGTTGATAGAAAAAGAGAGggcatttaaaatgtgaatgacATGATATAGTGATGAGGATGTGTGAGATGTGACAGTGTACGATGGAAGTCGCTGAAAGAAactactgagaaaaaaaaacactgagaaagtGAGAGCAGATGATCATAGAGCTGAGCAAAGCATATTCAAGCATAAAAAGGAAGAGCTCTATAATTTCATTATTAATGTGATGCTGCCAAGACTGACCTGAGAGGCTTGCGGTCGATGCAGactttgtcaaaaatgtctttgaGGAACTGTGGGGCGCTCTCCTGTACAACATGTTGGATCCTCAGGCGGGACTTCAGGTACTCCAGGAAACGCCTCAAGAAACCAACAAAGTGCTCGGCTGTGCGAATAGTACCAGGGATTGCCTCTGAGAGAAGGACACAATGTATCAACTTTTtggttgtaaaaataaaaagataaatgaaagaCATTAGCATTAAGTATTTTGCTTTAATGTCTAGTCCTGCTGATGGCTGCACCTTGAAGAATTTCATCTGGCAACACTGGATTTGCGAGGTAGACGTCTGTTTCTCTGGCAACATTGGCTTCCTTCAACCCCTCCACCAGTCGCCTGTACTCCTCCTTCAGTTTAGCAGCATCTGTCTCTTTAATCCTGTCAGAAAGCAGCAAGGAGAGAGCAAAgacaagaagagaaaacaatgcATTATTTTTAGCTTAGGCTTTGTAAGGTCATGTGCCAATGCCATGAATCACAGAACTGTCAAATAgaattgtgaaataaataaattctctGTTTCTTCACACACTTCCAGTAATAACACAAAATTAATTGAGCATTTACAGTAGCCAACGGTGCTCTGGGACAAACTTGTCTACTATCCGTCCTTGCACATAAGCAACACAAGACTTGGGTGAGGGTGAGTGTCAGTGTTTCAGTCTTTGTTGTGCTGACTGCGGCACAGCTCTTACTTCTGTATGGTGTTCTGCAGTGTGTCCACGTTGGTCTGGCACCGGTCCAGTGTTCGTCTGGTGATGTTCACACTCATGGAGTCGATACAAACGTTGtctgagaaaataaacacaatcattcacacaataatcaaaacaaaatcatgtttttttatctgaTATAAAGGATGTGATAATGAATTCATTTTACTGCATAAAGCCATACAGTTACACTCAGTTCAGTCCTCACCAATATTATGAGCTTCATCAAACACCACTACAGATTTTTTGGCCAGCTCTTTGGATACCAGGTCAGCTATTTTGGGGTCCAGAAGATAATGGTAGCTGTACACCACAATGTTGGCATGAAGAATCtaggagggaaaaaacaaaacggcTCTGAATAAATTGCAACACTGAAAGCAATCTGCAATATTT
This Solea senegalensis isolate Sse05_10M linkage group LG8, IFAPA_SoseM_1, whole genome shotgun sequence DNA region includes the following protein-coding sequences:
- the ercc2 gene encoding general transcription and DNA repair factor IIH helicase subunit XPD, which translates into the protein MKLNIDGLLVYFPYDYIYPEQYSYMLELKRTLDAKGHGVLEMPSGTGKTISLLSLIIAYQRAFPLEVTKLIYCSRTVPEIEKVVEELRRLMEFYSKETGESNNFLALALSSRRNLCIHPEVSALRFGKEVDGKCHSLTASYIRAQRHSDPNLPACRFYEEFDAVGRQVPLPAGIYNLDDLKDFGRRKGWCPYYLARYSILHANIVVYSYHYLLDPKIADLVSKELAKKSVVVFDEAHNIDNVCIDSMSVNITRRTLDRCQTNVDTLQNTIQKIKETDAAKLKEEYRRLVEGLKEANVARETDVYLANPVLPDEILQEAIPGTIRTAEHFVGFLRRFLEYLKSRLRIQHVVQESAPQFLKDIFDKVCIDRKPLRFCAERLQSLLRTLEIVDIADFSAVTLISNFATLVSTYSQGFTIIIEPFEDRTPTIANPVLHFSCMDPSIAIKPVFQRFQSVIITSGTLSPLDIYPRILDFRPVTIASFTMTLARTCLCPLIVGRGNDQVALSSRFETRDDIAVVRNYGNLLLEMSAIVPDGIVAFFTSYVYMENIVASWYEQGILENIQRNKLIFIETPDAAETSMALEKFQEACENGRGAILLSVARGKVSEGIDFVHHFGRAVIMFGVPYVYTQSRILKARLEYLRDQFQIRENDFLTFDAMRHAAQCVGRALRGKTDYGLMIFADKRYARADKRGKLPRWIQEHINDGSLNLTVDEAVQLSKHFLRQMAQPFRQEDQLGLSLLTLEQLESEEMLQKIAQIAHQT